A single region of the Maylandia zebra isolate NMK-2024a linkage group LG17, Mzebra_GT3a, whole genome shotgun sequence genome encodes:
- the gpr19 gene encoding putative G-protein coupled receptor 19, translated as MVYAQTSNTVGVNPSIYLPSFMYQMSFNYSKRENSTVLATLPTTPLCSLEGTSTGQLNTTSVPDELTSGEVAVLGLVFGVLWLVSILGNALVCLVIHRSRRTQSTTNYFVVSMACADLLMSLGCAPFVLLQVASGRWPMSTAACKAVRYLQHLCPGVQVYVLLSISIDRFYTIVYPLSFKVSREKAKKMILASWLFDAAFVSPCLFFYGSTSTDSHCDFFLPESWGSIVYAAVHLLIGFLVPAGLIISFYQRVVRYIWRISADGHTVRRTMNIVPRTKVKTIKMFLMLNSVFFLTWTPFYLAQLWHPRDSDGPSRQGLLFFTAISWISFSSTASKPTLYSVYNANFRRGMRETFCMSSMKCYRSNAYTITASSRMAKKNYVGVVDIPVQAKMVTKDSVYDTFDREAKEKKVAWPTNANPPNTFV; from the coding sequence ATGGTGTATGCCCAGACATCAAACACAGTCGGTGTCAATCCCTCCATCTACTTGCCATCGTTCATGTATCAGATGTCATTTAACTACTCCAAGAGAGAAAACTCAACTGTCCTGGCAACCTTACCCACAACTCCCCTCTGCAGCCTCGAGGGCACGTCCACCGGCCAGTTGAATACTACCTCTGTCCCTGATGAGCTGACTTCAGGTGAGGTTGCCGTCCTAGGCTTGGTATTTGGGGTTCTATGGCTGGTCTCCATCTTGGGAAATGCCCTCGTATGCCTGGTCATCCACCGAAGCCGACGGACTCAGTCCACAACCAACTATTTTGTGGTGTCTATGGCCTGCGCGGACCTGCTCATGAGCCTCGGTTGTGCCCCATTCGTCCTCTTGCAGGTTGCCTCTGGACGTTGGCCAATGAGCACAGCAGCTTGCAAGGCTGTGCGCTATCTACAGCACCTTTGTCCAGGTGTGCAGGTCTACGTCCTGCTTTCGATCTCAATAGACCGCTTCTACACAATCGTCTATCCCCTCAGCTTCAAAGTGTCCAGAGAAAAGGCAAAGAAGATGATTCTGGCTTCGTGGTTATTTGATGCAGCCTTCGTCTCCCCCTGCCTCTTCTTCTATGGATCTACATCTACAGACAGTCATTGTGACTTTTTCCTTCCTGAGAGCTGGGGCAGCATAGTCTACGCAGCAGTTCACCTTCTCATTGGTTTTCTGGTCCCTGCTGGATTGATCATATCATTCTACCAGAGGGTGGTCAGGTACATCTGGAGGATCAGTGCTGATGGCCACACTGTGCGGCGGACAATGAACATTGTCCCGCGGACTAAAGTCAAGACCATCAAAATGTTCCTTATGCTTAATTCTGTTTTCTTCCTCACCTGGACACCCTTCTATCTTGCCCAACTGTGGCATCCGAGGGACTCTGATGGGCCCAGTAGGCAGGGACTGCTTTTCTTCACAGCCATCTCCTGGATCTCCTTCAGCTCCACAGCATCCAAACCCACCCTGTATTCTGTCTACAATGCAAACTTCAGACGTGGCATGCGGGAGACATTCTGCATGTCATCCATGAAATGCTACCGCAGTAATGCCTACACCATCACCGCAAGCTCCCGCATGGCCAAAAAGAATTATGTTGGGGTGGTGGACATCCCAGTGCAAGCAAAGATGGTGACTAAAGACTCGGTCTACGATACATTTGACCGAGAAGCTAAAGAAAAGAAGGTAGCTTGGCCCACTAATGCGAACCCTCCAAATACCTTTGTGTGA